A genomic segment from Pseudomonas sp. M30-35 encodes:
- a CDS encoding amino acid ABC transporter permease, producing MAYQFNFVPVLENADLLLQGAMFTLALTLVGTVLGVGLGIIGAVLRAWKIKPFNRVFAIYVELIRNTPFIVQLFFIFFGLPALGVRMNEWEAAVLAMVINLGAYSTEIIRAGIQAVPAGQLQAASALAMSRFEIFRYVVLRPALSKVWPALSSQIIIVMLGSSVCSQISTEELSFAANFIQSRNFRAFETYLVTTLLYLAMAIIIRQLLAWVGRRFIAGAR from the coding sequence ATGGCGTACCAGTTCAACTTTGTTCCCGTACTTGAAAATGCTGATCTGCTGCTGCAAGGCGCAATGTTCACCCTGGCCCTAACGCTGGTTGGCACTGTGCTCGGTGTCGGCTTAGGGATTATTGGCGCGGTATTACGTGCCTGGAAGATCAAACCATTCAATCGGGTCTTTGCGATCTACGTTGAGCTGATACGCAACACGCCCTTTATTGTTCAGCTGTTTTTCATTTTCTTCGGCCTGCCCGCCCTTGGCGTACGCATGAATGAGTGGGAAGCAGCCGTACTGGCGATGGTGATCAACCTCGGCGCCTATTCCACGGAAATTATCCGCGCAGGGATTCAAGCCGTTCCGGCTGGCCAGCTCCAAGCCGCTTCAGCATTGGCCATGAGCCGTTTTGAGATATTTCGCTATGTCGTCCTACGCCCGGCGTTGAGTAAAGTTTGGCCCGCGCTATCAAGCCAGATAATCATCGTCATGCTGGGCTCGTCGGTGTGCTCGCAGATATCCACGGAAGAGTTGTCGTTCGCCGCCAACTTCATTCAATCACGCAACTTCCGCGCCTTTGAAACCTATCTAGTCACAACACTGCTGTACCTGGCCATGGCGATCATTATTCGCCAGTTGCTGGCGTGGGTTGGCCGACGCTTTATTGCAGGAGCGCGCTGA
- a CDS encoding amino acid ABC transporter permease gives MMDFTLWDIIRNLLTGLQWTLLLSLVAFVCGGIAGLLVLLARIAPLQPLRVLAYGYIELFQGTPLLMQLFMVFFGVALLGIDVSPWLAAAIALTLFTSAFLAEIWRGCVESIPRGQWEASESLALSRLEVLRHVVLPQALRIAIAPTVGFSVQVVKGTAVTSIIGFTELTKTGGMLANATFEPFMVYGFVALGYFLLCYPLSFAAHRLERRLNVTA, from the coding sequence CTGATGGACTTCACCCTTTGGGACATTATCCGCAACCTGCTCACTGGCTTGCAGTGGACGCTGCTGTTGTCATTGGTGGCGTTTGTCTGCGGCGGTATTGCCGGGTTGCTAGTATTACTGGCGCGAATCGCCCCGCTGCAGCCTTTGCGGGTTCTGGCTTACGGCTACATTGAGCTATTCCAGGGCACACCTTTGCTGATGCAGTTATTCATGGTGTTTTTCGGCGTAGCCCTGCTTGGCATCGACGTTTCACCCTGGCTGGCCGCCGCTATCGCGCTCACGCTGTTCACCAGCGCGTTTCTCGCCGAGATCTGGCGCGGTTGTGTCGAGTCCATTCCGCGCGGGCAGTGGGAAGCCTCAGAAAGCCTGGCCCTGTCGCGGCTCGAAGTATTGCGCCACGTAGTGCTGCCGCAAGCCCTGCGTATCGCCATCGCCCCCACCGTTGGCTTCTCGGTGCAGGTCGTGAAAGGCACCGCTGTGACCTCAATCATTGGTTTCACCGAACTGACCAAAACCGGCGGCATGCTGGCAAATGCCACGTTTGAACCGTTCATGGTTTATGGCTTTGTTGCGCTGGGCTACTTCCTACTCTGCTACCCCCTCTCGTTTGCTGCACACCGCCTGGAAAGGAGGCTCAATGTCACTGCTTAA
- a CDS encoding amino acid ABC transporter ATP-binding protein, which produces MSLLNVSALHKYYGDNHVLKGIDLEVAEGEVVAIIGRSGSGKSTLLRTLNGLESINDGVIEVDGEYLDAARADLRSLRQKVGMVFQQFNLFPHLSVGENVMLAPQVVKKIPREQAATLAQQMLDRVGLGEKFAAYPEQLSGGQQQRVAIARALAMSPKVLLCDEITSALDPELVNEVLAVVKQLASEGMTLIMVTHEMRFAREVGDKLVFMHQGKVHEVGDPKQLFAEPQTAELRNFISSVHL; this is translated from the coding sequence ATGTCACTGCTTAACGTCAGCGCCCTGCACAAATACTACGGCGACAATCACGTGCTCAAGGGGATAGACCTTGAGGTAGCCGAAGGTGAAGTCGTGGCCATCATCGGCCGCAGTGGCTCGGGCAAAAGCACCTTGTTGCGCACCCTCAATGGCTTGGAATCGATCAATGACGGGGTAATTGAAGTCGATGGCGAATACCTCGACGCAGCGCGTGCCGATTTACGCAGCTTGCGGCAAAAGGTCGGCATGGTATTTCAGCAATTCAATCTGTTTCCACACCTGAGCGTTGGCGAGAATGTAATGCTCGCTCCTCAGGTGGTGAAAAAGATACCCCGCGAACAAGCTGCAACCTTGGCCCAGCAAATGCTCGATCGCGTCGGCCTTGGCGAGAAGTTTGCCGCGTACCCCGAGCAACTTTCCGGTGGTCAACAGCAGCGCGTTGCCATTGCACGGGCCTTGGCCATGTCGCCCAAGGTGCTGCTGTGCGATGAAATAACCTCGGCGCTCGACCCGGAGCTGGTAAATGAGGTGTTGGCGGTGGTCAAGCAATTGGCCAGCGAAGGCATGACCCTGATTATGGTCACCCATGAAATGCGCTTCGCCCGTGAAGTCGGCGACAAGCTGGTGTTTATGCATCAAGGCAAAGTGCATGAAGTGGGCGACCCGAAACAACTGTTTGCCGAACCGCAAACAGCAGAGTTGCGCAATTTCATTAGCTCGGTTCATTTATGA
- the ppx gene encoding exopolyphosphatase, translated as MPENSNESYPLIAAIDLGSNSFHMVLAKADHGEIRILERLGDKVQLAAGINEDRVLNEDAMQRGIDCLRRFAQLTANLPQGAVRIVATNALREARNRAEFIQRAEEVLGHPVEVISGREEARLIYLGVSHSIADTPGKRLVTDIGGGSTEFIIGKRFEPLLRESLQMGCVSYTQRFFKDGKITQARYAQAYTAARLEIMGIEHALRRLGWEEAVGASGTIKAIGLTIQAAGLGKGEVNSEGLAWLKRKVLKLGDVDKLDLDGIKADRRGIFPAGLAIMEAIFDACELNSMSHSEGALREGVLYDLLGRHHHEDVRERTLSALMERYHVDLEQAARVESKALEALAQVEKTWSLKEDWHKELLVWAARVHELGLDIAHYQYHKHGAYLVEHSDLAGFSRIDQQMLALLIRGHRRNIPKDKLAEFGKESITLIRLCVLLRFAILFHHIRSTQEMPKVELKASAQSLEYRFPDGWLEANPLTQADFTQEAEWLKRVGIELSVR; from the coding sequence ATGCCAGAAAACTCTAACGAGTCATACCCATTGATTGCCGCTATCGACCTTGGCTCAAACAGCTTTCACATGGTGTTAGCCAAAGCCGATCATGGCGAAATCCGTATCCTTGAACGCCTCGGCGACAAGGTGCAACTCGCCGCAGGTATCAACGAAGATCGGGTTCTCAACGAAGACGCCATGCAGCGCGGCATCGACTGCTTGCGCCGCTTTGCCCAACTCACTGCAAACTTGCCCCAAGGTGCTGTACGCATCGTCGCCACCAATGCCTTGCGTGAAGCCCGTAATCGCGCGGAGTTCATTCAACGCGCCGAAGAAGTATTGGGCCACCCGGTTGAAGTGATTTCCGGACGCGAAGAAGCTCGACTGATCTATTTGGGTGTATCACACAGCATTGCCGATACCCCCGGAAAGCGCCTCGTTACTGACATTGGTGGCGGCAGCACCGAATTCATTATCGGCAAACGGTTTGAACCCCTGCTGCGCGAAAGCCTGCAGATGGGTTGTGTGAGCTATACCCAGCGCTTTTTCAAAGACGGCAAGATTACTCAAGCACGTTACGCCCAGGCATACACTGCTGCACGTCTCGAGATAATGGGTATTGAGCATGCACTGCGCCGCTTGGGCTGGGAGGAAGCCGTTGGCGCCTCTGGCACCATCAAGGCAATCGGCCTGACCATTCAAGCAGCAGGCTTGGGTAAAGGTGAAGTCAACAGCGAAGGGCTGGCCTGGCTGAAGCGCAAAGTGCTCAAGCTGGGTGACGTTGATAAGCTTGATCTCGACGGGATCAAAGCAGATCGTCGCGGCATTTTCCCGGCTGGCTTGGCAATCATGGAGGCCATTTTCGATGCCTGCGAGCTGAACAGCATGTCCCATTCAGAAGGTGCGCTGCGTGAAGGCGTGCTCTATGACCTGCTCGGCCGCCATCATCATGAAGACGTCCGTGAGCGCACCCTGAGCGCGCTGATGGAGCGTTATCACGTTGACCTTGAGCAAGCCGCCCGCGTTGAATCGAAGGCACTCGAGGCGCTCGCACAGGTTGAGAAAACGTGGTCGCTAAAAGAGGATTGGCACAAGGAGCTGCTGGTCTGGGCCGCACGCGTCCACGAACTGGGCTTGGACATCGCCCACTACCAATATCACAAGCATGGCGCCTATCTGGTTGAGCACTCTGATTTGGCCGGTTTCTCACGCATCGACCAGCAGATGCTGGCCTTATTGATACGCGGCCACCGGCGTAATATTCCCAAGGACAAGCTCGCCGAATTCGGTAAAGAAAGCATCACCCTGATTCGCCTATGCGTATTGCTGCGCTTTGCGATTCTGTTCCATCACATCCGCAGCACTCAGGAAATGCCCAAAGTAGAGCTAAAAGCCTCTGCACAGAGCCTTGAGTACCGCTTCCCGGATGGCTGGCTGGAAGCCAACCCGTTGACCCAGGCTGACTTCACTCAGGAAGCCGAGTGGTTAAAACGCGTCGGTATCGAGCTTAGCGTGCGCTAA
- the ppk1 gene encoding polyphosphate kinase 1 yields MNTEGLTELQTEEPVVVEAPAPVVEPAAPVAAEAHPAPPMVVPSLDDSSLYIHRELSQLQFNIRVLEQALDESYPLLERLKFLLIFSSNLDEFFEIRVAGLKKQITFAREQAAADGLQPHQALARISELVHEQVTRQYTILNETLLPALEKHKVRFIRRRHWNTKIKAWVRRYFRDEIAPIITPIGLDPTHPFPLLVNKSLNFIVELEGVDAFGRDSGLAIIPAPRLLPRIIRVPEEVGGAGDNYVFLSSMIHAHADDLFVGMKVKGCYQFRLTRNADLSVDTEDVEDLARALRGELFSRRYGDAVRLEVVDTCPKNLSDYLLKQFGLADSELYRVGGPVNLTRLFSVTGLESHPELQYTPFTPVIPKLLQNSDNIFNVVSKQDILLLHPFESFTPVVDLLRQAAKDPHVLAIKQTLYRSGANSEIVDALVEAARNGKEVTAVIELRARFDEESNLQLASRLQAAGAVVIYGVVGFKTHAKMMLILRRESGDIVRYAHMGTGNYHAGNARLYTDYSLLTADVALCEDVSKMFSQLIGMGKTLRMKKLLHAPFTLKKTLLDMIAKETLLASEGKPAHIMAKFNSLTDPKIIRALYKASQSGVRIDLVVRGMCCLRPGIPGVSHNIQVRSIIGRFLEHTRVFYFLNEGEEKIYLSSADWMERNLDKRVETAFPVEGRKLILRVKKELEMYLSDNTHSWVLQPDGRYLQSSPTGNQNPRSAQAGLLDKLTVPLVSAR; encoded by the coding sequence ATGAACACCGAAGGATTGACTGAATTGCAAACTGAAGAGCCGGTTGTCGTTGAGGCACCGGCACCGGTTGTTGAGCCTGCTGCACCGGTTGCCGCAGAGGCTCATCCGGCGCCGCCAATGGTGGTGCCGAGCCTGGATGACAGCAGCTTGTATATCCACCGCGAGCTGTCGCAGCTGCAATTCAATATCCGCGTGCTTGAGCAGGCGCTGGATGAGTCATATCCGTTGCTGGAACGCCTGAAGTTCTTGCTGATCTTCTCCAGCAATCTGGATGAGTTCTTCGAGATTCGTGTTGCGGGCCTGAAAAAACAGATTACCTTCGCCCGTGAGCAAGCGGCTGCTGATGGCCTGCAGCCGCATCAGGCGTTGGCGCGTATCTCTGAACTGGTGCATGAGCAAGTCACGCGTCAGTACACGATTTTGAATGAAACGCTGTTGCCGGCACTGGAAAAGCACAAGGTACGGTTTATCCGCCGGCGTCATTGGAACACCAAGATTAAGGCATGGGTGCGGCGCTATTTTCGTGATGAAATTGCGCCGATCATCACCCCGATTGGTCTTGATCCAACGCACCCATTCCCATTGTTGGTTAACAAGAGCCTGAACTTTATCGTTGAGCTTGAGGGCGTTGATGCCTTCGGTCGCGACTCGGGCTTGGCGATTATCCCGGCGCCACGTTTGTTGCCGCGAATTATCCGCGTGCCGGAAGAGGTTGGCGGCGCGGGCGATAATTATGTGTTCCTGTCGTCGATGATCCACGCTCACGCCGATGACTTGTTCGTCGGCATGAAGGTCAAAGGTTGCTATCAGTTCCGCCTGACACGTAACGCCGACTTGTCGGTAGATACCGAGGATGTGGAAGACCTGGCGCGTGCGCTGCGCGGCGAGCTGTTCTCGCGTCGTTATGGTGATGCGGTGCGGCTTGAGGTGGTGGATACCTGCCCGAAAAACCTCAGCGATTATTTGCTCAAGCAGTTCGGTCTGGCCGACAGCGAGCTTTACCGTGTCGGCGGCCCGGTAAACTTGACGCGGCTGTTCAGCGTCACCGGCTTGGAAAGCCATCCAGAGCTGCAATACACGCCTTTTACCCCGGTTATTCCCAAGCTGCTGCAAAACAGTGACAACATCTTCAACGTTGTCAGCAAGCAAGACATTCTGTTGCTGCACCCGTTCGAGTCATTCACGCCGGTCGTGGATTTGCTGCGTCAAGCGGCCAAAGACCCGCACGTACTGGCGATCAAGCAAACCCTGTATCGCTCGGGTGCTAACTCGGAAATCGTCGATGCGCTGGTTGAAGCGGCGCGTAACGGTAAAGAGGTGACGGCGGTTATTGAGCTGCGCGCCCGCTTCGATGAAGAGTCAAACCTGCAGTTGGCGAGCCGTTTGCAGGCCGCCGGTGCGGTGGTTATTTACGGTGTTGTCGGCTTTAAAACCCACGCCAAAATGATGCTGATCCTGCGGCGTGAAAGTGGCGATATTGTGCGTTATGCGCATATGGGCACAGGTAACTATCACGCGGGCAACGCGCGTCTTTACACCGATTACAGCCTGCTGACGGCAGACGTTGCGCTGTGTGAAGACGTCTCGAAGATGTTTAGCCAGTTGATCGGTATGGGTAAAACCCTGCGCATGAAGAAGTTGCTGCATGCGCCGTTTACCCTGAAAAAGACCTTGCTCGACATGATCGCCAAAGAGACCTTGTTGGCCTCTGAAGGAAAGCCTGCGCACATCATGGCCAAGTTCAACTCACTGACTGATCCGAAGATTATTCGGGCGTTGTATAAAGCCAGTCAGAGCGGGGTCAGGATTGATCTGGTGGTGCGCGGTATGTGCTGCCTGCGTCCGGGTATTCCGGGTGTTTCGCACAACATTCAGGTGCGCTCGATTATTGGCCGCTTCCTTGAGCACACGCGGGTCTTCTACTTCCTCAATGAAGGCGAGGAGAAGATCTATCTGTCGAGTGCTGACTGGATGGAGCGCAACCTCGATAAGCGCGTAGAAACCGCGTTTCCGGTCGAAGGCAGGAAGCTGATCTTGCGGGTCAAGAAAGAGCTGGAAATGTACCTCAGCGATAACACCCACAGCTGGGTATTGCAGCCTGACGGTCGCTACCTGCAAAGCAGTCCGACCGGCAACCAAAACCCGCGCAGTGCGCAGGCCGGGTTGCTTGATAAGCTGACAGTACCGCTGGTTAGCGCACGCTAA
- the hemB gene encoding porphobilinogen synthase, with protein MSFTPAHRLFPATRLRRNRRDDFSRRLVRENRLSVDDLILPVFVLDGDNRREQIPSMPGVERLSIDLLLQEAEKWVELGIPALALFPVTPLEKKSLDGSEAWNPDGIAQRAIRALRARFPELGVISDVALDPFTTHGQDGILDADGYVQNDITVDALVKQALSHADAGAQVVAPSDMMDGRIQAIREALELADHTNVRIMAYSAKYASAYYGPFRDAVGSAANLGKGSKNTYQMDPANGDEALHEVAADLAEGADMVMVKPGMPYLDIVWRVKQEFKVPTFVYQVSGEYAMHMAAIQNGWLSEAVILESLTGFKRAGADGILTYFAVRAAELLKQGQ; from the coding sequence GTGAGTTTTACCCCTGCCCACCGTCTGTTCCCCGCCACACGCCTGCGTCGTAACCGTCGTGATGATTTTTCCAGGCGCCTGGTGCGCGAAAATCGCTTGAGTGTTGATGACCTGATTCTGCCGGTCTTTGTCCTTGATGGTGACAATCGTCGTGAACAAATCCCGTCGATGCCAGGCGTCGAGCGGTTGAGTATCGACCTGTTGCTGCAAGAGGCTGAAAAGTGGGTTGAGTTGGGCATTCCAGCCTTGGCTTTATTCCCGGTCACGCCGCTTGAGAAAAAATCGCTGGATGGCAGTGAAGCGTGGAACCCTGACGGCATTGCCCAGCGCGCGATTCGTGCATTGCGTGCGCGTTTCCCAGAGCTGGGCGTGATCAGTGATGTGGCATTGGACCCGTTCACCACCCACGGTCAAGACGGCATTCTCGATGCAGACGGTTATGTGCAGAACGACATCACCGTTGATGCACTGGTCAAGCAAGCGTTGTCGCACGCCGATGCCGGTGCTCAGGTTGTTGCGCCTTCGGATATGATGGACGGGCGTATTCAGGCGATCCGTGAAGCGCTGGAATTGGCTGACCATACCAATGTGCGGATCATGGCTTACTCCGCCAAATACGCCAGCGCCTATTACGGCCCATTCCGTGACGCCGTGGGCTCAGCTGCTAACTTAGGTAAAGGCAGCAAGAACACCTACCAGATGGATCCGGCTAACGGTGACGAGGCGCTTCACGAAGTGGCCGCCGACCTGGCTGAAGGCGCGGACATGGTCATGGTTAAACCGGGTATGCCGTATCTCGACATCGTCTGGCGCGTTAAGCAGGAATTTAAGGTGCCGACCTTTGTCTATCAGGTCAGTGGCGAGTACGCCATGCACATGGCCGCCATCCAGAACGGCTGGCTCAGCGAGGCAGTCATTCTTGAGTCACTGACAGGCTTCAAGCGTGCAGGCGCTGACGGTATTCTGACTTACTTTGCCGTGCGTGCGGCCGAACTGTTAAAACAAGGGCAATAG
- a CDS encoding DedA family protein: protein MLEHFIHQFGYVALVVGTFIEGEASVLFGAYLALQGYLKIEWVAFFAFCGTLATDQWWYFLGRRHGRTLLAKKPKWQKAGDKALHHLRRNTDLWVLSFRFIYGMRMVMPLAIGMTGYSWRRYLLLDSIAVAVWSIGISYAAYHLGSALQSVLGDLRRYEFYLLGSIAVIGLSLWLYSRCKARNRSQSPEA, encoded by the coding sequence ATGCTTGAACATTTCATTCATCAGTTCGGTTATGTGGCGCTGGTTGTTGGCACATTTATCGAGGGCGAGGCCTCGGTACTGTTTGGCGCGTACCTCGCCTTGCAAGGTTACTTGAAGATTGAGTGGGTGGCGTTTTTTGCCTTCTGCGGCACCCTGGCGACAGATCAATGGTGGTATTTCCTCGGTCGTCGACACGGACGCACGTTACTAGCAAAGAAACCGAAATGGCAAAAGGCTGGCGACAAAGCGCTGCATCACTTACGGCGCAATACCGACCTGTGGGTTCTGAGTTTTCGTTTTATCTATGGTATGCGCATGGTCATGCCGCTGGCCATCGGCATGACCGGCTACTCATGGCGCCGCTATCTGCTGCTGGACAGCATTGCCGTTGCGGTCTGGTCGATAGGCATTAGCTACGCCGCCTACCACTTGGGCAGCGCGTTGCAGTCGGTGCTCGGCGACTTGCGCCGCTATGAGTTTTACCTGCTGGGCAGCATCGCGGTGATCGGCTTGAGCCTTTGGTTATACTCACGGTGCAAAGCGCGCAACCGCTCTCAATCACCCGAAGCTTAA